From a single Accipiter gentilis chromosome 10, bAccGen1.1, whole genome shotgun sequence genomic region:
- the C10H15orf39 gene encoding uncharacterized protein C15orf39 homolog isoform X3 codes for MASKRHLESLDPTIFNKLPRLETDPAAGFPAGLCKSSPLPKPSSENHFNYKGSYFACPLQSPDGPERPLARWSPATTYLHYGTGAGSQPVPAEGPLVSCLLYRPEGLGTGLQLPGAEKAKDGPMQEPLMVREKWSSPPPAPGGHPFPVKKPVAVNKATPLAVPKPVYRAPACFMDPRMALPLGPRAESLRQRPGDADWALPAAAPAGHPLHPGEPRGGTGLHKRGPRSNPGLPPLHPSLALPAKEKVGSPVAFSPYYAAFEKYRAPPGNPFLEASCPTTHGQRKVPEPSSLSPDPWAKLQPPTASPVYRERPPVCYPHTHYPLPLHKTALLYHPPVPTLEAQPGALPGAYKGFGFAGSGEPFPGSYLKPQAPRSYFPSPLDTYVPRAAGTSAEASPPAKSEVLPRDAEPPRRAGYVPGPGFAFSPGNVAVFGTSFAGTEPGCEWRRVESPQQRAAARHNGDFQPICAPEKVPGVSEGLAEMFFKGEGGWVKPSQGEREPPYPGRRASPAPQESPRGGPPAPIVVGKEDACQVKDAAKELVPLSPPASPPQGLKDPRDSEVSSSSPPMPVINNVFSLAPYRDYLEGTEGSAPIPFCREHLPGDTPPQNMGGSREPSALGDVLVMSSLLPAGSVAGWGLKTGSGAVQSPGESCYRRVPEEPKLVLRDAGSREGSPDGAGSGQPASEDMVLDLSLKRKQAGETRGPISCAEGMPDKEEVEEEKEGPGGEVGVEEGAKPQELPLLLEVASGDKSNFQSSATFMFKKYKILRSLLPGAEPPRQAGSPCAPQPSPPPPPPPPAPSSSIPSPPPRTPSTSPPASSPPAPQPGPQPSTSALQEARPDPQQPPLPEAPQAAGEENISLSRQMKSLDPQTSADQYFITLHTWLCDVISRSVSKSSPELLQEWLKKAELVEELDEMPKSPSKPKNGSRIPEPQKLTKGKEIWLAFQDVAALLANLLSQLQTFMFARKCPFPHVVRAGAVFIPIHVVKKKLFPKLSGASVDQVLQEHKVELRPTTLSEERHLRDLELKSCTSRMLKLLALKQLPDIYPDLLNLHWHNSIRQQLGLSSQAGQHPSK; via the exons ATGGCCTCGAAACGGCACTTGGAGTCTCTGGACCCCACGATTTTCAACAAGCTACCTCGGCTGGAAACGGATCCCGCCGCCGGCTTCCCCGCTGGCCTTTGCAAATCCAGCCCCCTGCCCAAGCCCAGCTCCGAAAACCATTTCAACTACAAGGGCTCCTACTTCGCCTGCCCGCTGCAAAGCCCCGACGGCCCCGAGCGGCCCCTGGCACGCTGGAGCCCGGCGACCACCTACCTGCACTACGGCACCGGTGCCGGCAGCCAGCCCGTGCCGGCGGAGGGGCCGCTGGTGAGCTGCCTGCTGTACCGACCCGAGGGCCTGGGGACCGGGCTGCAGCTCCCGGGCGCCGAAAAGGCCAAGGACGGTCCGATGCAGGAGCCGCTGATGGTGAGGGAGAAGTGGTCCAGCCCGCCGCCAGCTCCGGGAGGACACCCCTTCCCGGTGAAGAAGCCGGTGGCTGTGAACAAGGCGACCCCCCTGGCTGTCCCCAAGCCGGTGTACAGAGCCCCCGCGTGCTTTATGGACCCCAGGATGGCTCTGCCGCTGGGACCCCGGGCGGAGAGCCTGCGGCAGAGACCGGGGGATGCGGACTGGGCTCTGCCCGCTGCCGCCCCCGCCGGCCACCCCCTCCACCCTGGAGAGCCCCGTGGCGGCACCGGGCTGCACAAGAGGGGTCCCCGCTCCAACCCCGGCCTCCCGCCGCTGCACCCCAGCCTGGCGCTGCCCGCCAAGGAGAAGGTGGGCTCCCCCGTCGCCTTCTCCCCCTACTATGCCGCCTTTGAGAAATACAGGGCCCCCCCCGGCAACCCCTTCCTGGAAGCCAGCTGCCCCACCACCCACGGCCAGAGGAAGGTGCCCGAGCCCTCCAGCCTCAGCCCGGACCCCTGGGCCAAGCTCCAGCCACCCACCGCCAGCCCGGTGTACCGGGAGAGACCGCCGGTGTGCTACCCGCACACCCACTACCCGCTGCCCCTCCATAAAACTGCCCTCCTCTACCACCCCCCGGTTCCCACCTTGGAGGCACAGCCCGGCGCCCTGCCCGGCGCCTACAAAGGTTTCGGCTTTGCGGGAAGCGGGGAGCCCTTTCCTGGCTCTTACCTCAAGCCTCAAGCCCCAAGGAGCTACTTTCCCAGCCCCTTGGACACCTACGTGCCGAGGGCGGCCGGCACCAGCGCGGAGGCATCGCCGCCCGCCAAGTCGGAGGTGCTGCCGAGGGATGCCGAGCCGCCGCGGCGAGCTGGCTACGTGCCGGGCCCCGGCTTTGCCTTCAGCCCCGGCAACGTGGCCGTATTCGGTACCTCCTTTGCCGGCACGGAGCCGGGCTGCGAGTGGCGCCGGGTGGAAAGTCCCCAGCAGCGAGCGGCAGCGAGGCACAACGGTGATTTCCAACCCATCTGCGCCCCAGAAAAGGTGCCCGGGGTCTCCGAGGGGCTCGCAGAGATGTTTTTCAAAGGAGAAGGGGGCTGGGTGAAACCCAGCCAGGGGGAGCGGGAGCCCCCTTACCCGGGGAGGAGGGCCAGCCCGGCCCCCCAGGAGTCCCCCCGTGGGGGACCGCCGGCTCCCATCGTCGTAGGGAAGGAAGATGCCTGCCAGGTCAAGGATGCAGCCAAAGAGCTTGTCCCCCTTTCtccgcccgcctcccccccgcAGGGACTGAAAGACCCGAGGGACAGCgaggtttcttcttcctcccctcccatgCCAGTGATCAACAACGTCTTCAGCCTGGCACCTTACCGAGACTACCTGGAGGGGACCGAGGGCTCAGCCCCGATCCCCTTCTGCAGGGAGCATCTGCCCGGggacaccccaccccaaaacatgGGGGGCAGCCGGGAGCCCTCTGCCCTCGGAGACGTCTTGGTGATGTCCAGCCTGCTGCCCGCAGGGTCGGTGGCCGGCTGGGGGCTGAAGACGGGCAGCGGTGCGGTCCAGAGCCCGGGGGAAAGCTGTTACAGAAGGGTCCCCGAAGAGCCAAAGCTTGTCCTCCGAGACGCGGGGTCTCGGGAGGGCAGCCCTGATGGGGCGGGGAGTGGGCAGCCGGCCTCCGAGGACATGGTGCTGGACCTCAGcttgaagagaaagcaagccGGGGAGACCCGGGGACCCATCAGCTGTGCGGAGGGGATGCCGGacaaggaggaggtggaggaggagaaagagggtcctgggggggaggtgggggtggaagAGGGGGCCAAGCCCCAGGAGCTGCCCTTGCTGCTCGAGGTGGCCTCTGGGGACAAGAGCAACTTCCAGAGCTCGGCCACCTTCATGTTCAAAAAATACAAGATCCTgcgctccctcctgcccggcgCCGAGCCCCCCCGGCAGGCCGGCAGCCCCTGCGCCCCCCAGCCgagcccaccaccaccaccgccaccgccagccccctccagcagcatccccagcccacCTCCACGgaccccctccacctccccgccggccagcagccccccggccccgcagcccggtccccagcccagcacctccGCTCTGCAGGAGGCTCGCCCGGACCCGCAGCAGCCCCCGCTGCCCGAAGCCCCCCAAGCTGCGGGAGAGGAGAACATCTCGCTTTCCAGGCAGATGAAGTCCCTGGACCCGCAGACCTCCGCCGATCAGTATTTCATCACCCTGCACACCTGGCTCTGCGACGTTATTTCGCGCTCGGTGTCCAAGTCCTCCCCAGAGCTCCTGCAGGAGTGGTTGAAGAAGgcagagctggtggaggagctggatGAGATGCCCAAATCCCCCTCCAAACCCAAGAACGGCTCCAGGATCCCCGAACCTCAGAAGCTCACCAAAGGCAAGGAGATCTGGCTGGCTTTCCAGGACGTGGCCGCTCTCCTCGCCAACCTGCTCTCTCAGCTGCAGACCTTCATGTTCGCTCGCAAGTGTCCTTTCCCCCACGTAGTCCGGGCGGGGGCCGTCTTCATCCCCATCCACGTGGTGAAGAAGAAGCTCTTCCCCAAGCTCTCCGGGGCCTCCGTTGACCAAGTGCTGCAGGAGCACAAGGTGGAGCTGCGCCCCACCACGCTTTCGGAGGAGAGGCACTTGCGGGACCTGGAGCTGAAGAGCTGCACCTCCCGCATGCTGAAGCTCCTCGCCCTCAAGCAGCTCCCCGACATCTACCCGGACCTGCTGAACCTCCACTGGCACAACTCCATCAGGCAGCAGCTCG GTTTGAGCTCACAGGCTGGCCAGCATCCCTCCAAGTAG
- the C10H15orf39 gene encoding uncharacterized protein C15orf39 homolog isoform X1, which produces MASKRHLESLDPTIFNKLPRLETDPAAGFPAGLCKSSPLPKPSSENHFNYKGSYFACPLQSPDGPERPLARWSPATTYLHYGTGAGSQPVPAEGPLVSCLLYRPEGLGTGLQLPGAEKAKDGPMQEPLMVREKWSSPPPAPGGHPFPVKKPVAVNKATPLAVPKPVYRAPACFMDPRMALPLGPRAESLRQRPGDADWALPAAAPAGHPLHPGEPRGGTGLHKRGPRSNPGLPPLHPSLALPAKEKVGSPVAFSPYYAAFEKYRAPPGNPFLEASCPTTHGQRKVPEPSSLSPDPWAKLQPPTASPVYRERPPVCYPHTHYPLPLHKTALLYHPPVPTLEAQPGALPGAYKGFGFAGSGEPFPGSYLKPQAPRSYFPSPLDTYVPRAAGTSAEASPPAKSEVLPRDAEPPRRAGYVPGPGFAFSPGNVAVFGTSFAGTEPGCEWRRVESPQQRAAARHNGDFQPICAPEKVPGVSEGLAEMFFKGEGGWVKPSQGEREPPYPGRRASPAPQESPRGGPPAPIVVGKEDACQVKDAAKELVPLSPPASPPQGLKDPRDSEVSSSSPPMPVINNVFSLAPYRDYLEGTEGSAPIPFCREHLPGDTPPQNMGGSREPSALGDVLVMSSLLPAGSVAGWGLKTGSGAVQSPGESCYRRVPEEPKLVLRDAGSREGSPDGAGSGQPASEDMVLDLSLKRKQAGETRGPISCAEGMPDKEEVEEEKEGPGGEVGVEEGAKPQELPLLLEVASGDKSNFQSSATFMFKKYKILRSLLPGAEPPRQAGSPCAPQPSPPPPPPPPAPSSSIPSPPPRTPSTSPPASSPPAPQPGPQPSTSALQEARPDPQQPPLPEAPQAAGEENISLSRQMKSLDPQTSADQYFITLHTWLCDVISRSVSKSSPELLQEWLKKAELVEELDEMPKSPSKPKNGSRIPEPQKLTKGKEIWLAFQDVAALLANLLSQLQTFMFARKCPFPHVVRAGAVFIPIHVVKKKLFPKLSGASVDQVLQEHKVELRPTTLSEERHLRDLELKSCTSRMLKLLALKQLPDIYPDLLNLHWHNSIRQQLGSPGVEALKADGKAIAADSMKKKDARSNVPRATAEPPAREDGKRKVPLVPRAGSSPGSDTAAEMKEAVTSRPAGRCSSLTGGVAVPEDGDRSCRDAGAWRPSVPQGPSEDDARGGNQ; this is translated from the exons ATGGCCTCGAAACGGCACTTGGAGTCTCTGGACCCCACGATTTTCAACAAGCTACCTCGGCTGGAAACGGATCCCGCCGCCGGCTTCCCCGCTGGCCTTTGCAAATCCAGCCCCCTGCCCAAGCCCAGCTCCGAAAACCATTTCAACTACAAGGGCTCCTACTTCGCCTGCCCGCTGCAAAGCCCCGACGGCCCCGAGCGGCCCCTGGCACGCTGGAGCCCGGCGACCACCTACCTGCACTACGGCACCGGTGCCGGCAGCCAGCCCGTGCCGGCGGAGGGGCCGCTGGTGAGCTGCCTGCTGTACCGACCCGAGGGCCTGGGGACCGGGCTGCAGCTCCCGGGCGCCGAAAAGGCCAAGGACGGTCCGATGCAGGAGCCGCTGATGGTGAGGGAGAAGTGGTCCAGCCCGCCGCCAGCTCCGGGAGGACACCCCTTCCCGGTGAAGAAGCCGGTGGCTGTGAACAAGGCGACCCCCCTGGCTGTCCCCAAGCCGGTGTACAGAGCCCCCGCGTGCTTTATGGACCCCAGGATGGCTCTGCCGCTGGGACCCCGGGCGGAGAGCCTGCGGCAGAGACCGGGGGATGCGGACTGGGCTCTGCCCGCTGCCGCCCCCGCCGGCCACCCCCTCCACCCTGGAGAGCCCCGTGGCGGCACCGGGCTGCACAAGAGGGGTCCCCGCTCCAACCCCGGCCTCCCGCCGCTGCACCCCAGCCTGGCGCTGCCCGCCAAGGAGAAGGTGGGCTCCCCCGTCGCCTTCTCCCCCTACTATGCCGCCTTTGAGAAATACAGGGCCCCCCCCGGCAACCCCTTCCTGGAAGCCAGCTGCCCCACCACCCACGGCCAGAGGAAGGTGCCCGAGCCCTCCAGCCTCAGCCCGGACCCCTGGGCCAAGCTCCAGCCACCCACCGCCAGCCCGGTGTACCGGGAGAGACCGCCGGTGTGCTACCCGCACACCCACTACCCGCTGCCCCTCCATAAAACTGCCCTCCTCTACCACCCCCCGGTTCCCACCTTGGAGGCACAGCCCGGCGCCCTGCCCGGCGCCTACAAAGGTTTCGGCTTTGCGGGAAGCGGGGAGCCCTTTCCTGGCTCTTACCTCAAGCCTCAAGCCCCAAGGAGCTACTTTCCCAGCCCCTTGGACACCTACGTGCCGAGGGCGGCCGGCACCAGCGCGGAGGCATCGCCGCCCGCCAAGTCGGAGGTGCTGCCGAGGGATGCCGAGCCGCCGCGGCGAGCTGGCTACGTGCCGGGCCCCGGCTTTGCCTTCAGCCCCGGCAACGTGGCCGTATTCGGTACCTCCTTTGCCGGCACGGAGCCGGGCTGCGAGTGGCGCCGGGTGGAAAGTCCCCAGCAGCGAGCGGCAGCGAGGCACAACGGTGATTTCCAACCCATCTGCGCCCCAGAAAAGGTGCCCGGGGTCTCCGAGGGGCTCGCAGAGATGTTTTTCAAAGGAGAAGGGGGCTGGGTGAAACCCAGCCAGGGGGAGCGGGAGCCCCCTTACCCGGGGAGGAGGGCCAGCCCGGCCCCCCAGGAGTCCCCCCGTGGGGGACCGCCGGCTCCCATCGTCGTAGGGAAGGAAGATGCCTGCCAGGTCAAGGATGCAGCCAAAGAGCTTGTCCCCCTTTCtccgcccgcctcccccccgcAGGGACTGAAAGACCCGAGGGACAGCgaggtttcttcttcctcccctcccatgCCAGTGATCAACAACGTCTTCAGCCTGGCACCTTACCGAGACTACCTGGAGGGGACCGAGGGCTCAGCCCCGATCCCCTTCTGCAGGGAGCATCTGCCCGGggacaccccaccccaaaacatgGGGGGCAGCCGGGAGCCCTCTGCCCTCGGAGACGTCTTGGTGATGTCCAGCCTGCTGCCCGCAGGGTCGGTGGCCGGCTGGGGGCTGAAGACGGGCAGCGGTGCGGTCCAGAGCCCGGGGGAAAGCTGTTACAGAAGGGTCCCCGAAGAGCCAAAGCTTGTCCTCCGAGACGCGGGGTCTCGGGAGGGCAGCCCTGATGGGGCGGGGAGTGGGCAGCCGGCCTCCGAGGACATGGTGCTGGACCTCAGcttgaagagaaagcaagccGGGGAGACCCGGGGACCCATCAGCTGTGCGGAGGGGATGCCGGacaaggaggaggtggaggaggagaaagagggtcctgggggggaggtgggggtggaagAGGGGGCCAAGCCCCAGGAGCTGCCCTTGCTGCTCGAGGTGGCCTCTGGGGACAAGAGCAACTTCCAGAGCTCGGCCACCTTCATGTTCAAAAAATACAAGATCCTgcgctccctcctgcccggcgCCGAGCCCCCCCGGCAGGCCGGCAGCCCCTGCGCCCCCCAGCCgagcccaccaccaccaccgccaccgccagccccctccagcagcatccccagcccacCTCCACGgaccccctccacctccccgccggccagcagccccccggccccgcagcccggtccccagcccagcacctccGCTCTGCAGGAGGCTCGCCCGGACCCGCAGCAGCCCCCGCTGCCCGAAGCCCCCCAAGCTGCGGGAGAGGAGAACATCTCGCTTTCCAGGCAGATGAAGTCCCTGGACCCGCAGACCTCCGCCGATCAGTATTTCATCACCCTGCACACCTGGCTCTGCGACGTTATTTCGCGCTCGGTGTCCAAGTCCTCCCCAGAGCTCCTGCAGGAGTGGTTGAAGAAGgcagagctggtggaggagctggatGAGATGCCCAAATCCCCCTCCAAACCCAAGAACGGCTCCAGGATCCCCGAACCTCAGAAGCTCACCAAAGGCAAGGAGATCTGGCTGGCTTTCCAGGACGTGGCCGCTCTCCTCGCCAACCTGCTCTCTCAGCTGCAGACCTTCATGTTCGCTCGCAAGTGTCCTTTCCCCCACGTAGTCCGGGCGGGGGCCGTCTTCATCCCCATCCACGTGGTGAAGAAGAAGCTCTTCCCCAAGCTCTCCGGGGCCTCCGTTGACCAAGTGCTGCAGGAGCACAAGGTGGAGCTGCGCCCCACCACGCTTTCGGAGGAGAGGCACTTGCGGGACCTGGAGCTGAAGAGCTGCACCTCCCGCATGCTGAAGCTCCTCGCCCTCAAGCAGCTCCCCGACATCTACCCGGACCTGCTGAACCTCCACTGGCACAACTCCATCAGGCAGCAGCTCG GTAGCCCTGGTGTGGAGGCGCTGAAAGCTGATGGCAAAGCAATAGCCGCGGATAGCATGAAGAAAAAGGACGCACGAAGCAACGTGCCAAGGGCGACAGCCGAACCGCCTGCCCGTGAGGACGGGAAAAGGAAGGTCCCCCTCGTCCCCAGAGCAGGGTCCTCTCCCGGCAGCGACACGGCTGCCGAGATGAAGGAGGCTGTCACCAGCAGACCTGCAGGGAGATGCTCCTCTCTCACTGGCGGGGTGGCTGTGCCCGAGGACGGGGACAGATCCTGCCGGGATGCTGGTGCCTGGAGGCCATCGGTACCGCAGGGACCCTCCGAGGACGATGCTCGGGGTGGAAACCAGTGA
- the C10H15orf39 gene encoding uncharacterized protein C15orf39 homolog isoform X2: MASKRHLESLDPTIFNKLPRLETDPAAGFPAGLCKSSPLPKPSSENHFNYKGSYFACPLQSPDGPERPLARWSPATTYLHYGTGAGSQPVPAEGPLVSCLLYRPEGLGTGLQLPGAEKAKDGPMQEPLMVREKWSSPPPAPGGHPFPVKKPVAVNKATPLAVPKPVYRAPACFMDPRMALPLGPRAESLRQRPGDADWALPAAAPAGHPLHPGEPRGGTGLHKRGPRSNPGLPPLHPSLALPAKEKVGSPVAFSPYYAAFEKYRAPPGNPFLEASCPTTHGQRKVPEPSSLSPDPWAKLQPPTASPVYRERPPVCYPHTHYPLPLHKTALLYHPPVPTLEAQPGALPGAYKGFGFAGSGEPFPGSYLKPQAPRSYFPSPLDTYVPRAAGTSAEASPPAKSEVLPRDAEPPRRAGYVPGPGFAFSPGNVAVFGTSFAGTEPGCEWRRVESPQQRAAARHNGDFQPICAPEKVPGVSEGLAEMFFKGEGGWVKPSQGEREPPYPGRRASPAPQESPRGGPPAPIVVGKEDACQVKDAAKELVPLSPPASPPQGLKDPRDSEVSSSSPPMPVINNVFSLAPYRDYLEGTEGSAPIPFCREHLPGDTPPQNMGGSREPSALGDVLVMSSLLPAGSVAGWGLKTGSGAVQSPGESCYRRVPEEPKLVLRDAGSREGSPDGAGSGQPASEDMVLDLSLKRKQAGETRGPISCAEGMPDKEEVEEEKEGPGGEVGVEEGAKPQELPLLLEVASGDKSNFQSSATFMFKKYKILRSLLPGAEPPRQAGSPCAPQPSPPPPPPPPAPSSSIPSPPPRTPSTSPPASSPPAPQPGPQPSTSALQEARPDPQQPPLPEAPQAAGEENISLSRQMKSLDPQTSADQYFITLHTWLCDVISRSVSKSSPELLQEWLKKAELVEELDEMPKSPSKPKNGSRIPEPQKLTKGKEIWLAFQDVAALLANLLSQLQTFMFARKCPFPHVVRAGAVFIPIHVVKKKLFPKLSGASVDQVLQEHKVELRPTTLSEERHLRDLELKSCTSRMLKLLALKQLPDIYPDLLNLHWHNSIRQQLGLSSQAGQHPSK; this comes from the exons ATGGCCTCGAAACGGCACTTGGAGTCTCTGGACCCCACGATTTTCAACAAGCTACCTCGGCTGGAAACGGATCCCGCCGCCGGCTTCCCCGCTGGCCTTTGCAAATCCAGCCCCCTGCCCAAGCCCAGCTCCGAAAACCATTTCAACTACAAGGGCTCCTACTTCGCCTGCCCGCTGCAAAGCCCCGACGGCCCCGAGCGGCCCCTGGCACGCTGGAGCCCGGCGACCACCTACCTGCACTACGGCACCGGTGCCGGCAGCCAGCCCGTGCCGGCGGAGGGGCCGCTGGTGAGCTGCCTGCTGTACCGACCCGAGGGCCTGGGGACCGGGCTGCAGCTCCCGGGCGCCGAAAAGGCCAAGGACGGTCCGATGCAGGAGCCGCTGATGGTGAGGGAGAAGTGGTCCAGCCCGCCGCCAGCTCCGGGAGGACACCCCTTCCCGGTGAAGAAGCCGGTGGCTGTGAACAAGGCGACCCCCCTGGCTGTCCCCAAGCCGGTGTACAGAGCCCCCGCGTGCTTTATGGACCCCAGGATGGCTCTGCCGCTGGGACCCCGGGCGGAGAGCCTGCGGCAGAGACCGGGGGATGCGGACTGGGCTCTGCCCGCTGCCGCCCCCGCCGGCCACCCCCTCCACCCTGGAGAGCCCCGTGGCGGCACCGGGCTGCACAAGAGGGGTCCCCGCTCCAACCCCGGCCTCCCGCCGCTGCACCCCAGCCTGGCGCTGCCCGCCAAGGAGAAGGTGGGCTCCCCCGTCGCCTTCTCCCCCTACTATGCCGCCTTTGAGAAATACAGGGCCCCCCCCGGCAACCCCTTCCTGGAAGCCAGCTGCCCCACCACCCACGGCCAGAGGAAGGTGCCCGAGCCCTCCAGCCTCAGCCCGGACCCCTGGGCCAAGCTCCAGCCACCCACCGCCAGCCCGGTGTACCGGGAGAGACCGCCGGTGTGCTACCCGCACACCCACTACCCGCTGCCCCTCCATAAAACTGCCCTCCTCTACCACCCCCCGGTTCCCACCTTGGAGGCACAGCCCGGCGCCCTGCCCGGCGCCTACAAAGGTTTCGGCTTTGCGGGAAGCGGGGAGCCCTTTCCTGGCTCTTACCTCAAGCCTCAAGCCCCAAGGAGCTACTTTCCCAGCCCCTTGGACACCTACGTGCCGAGGGCGGCCGGCACCAGCGCGGAGGCATCGCCGCCCGCCAAGTCGGAGGTGCTGCCGAGGGATGCCGAGCCGCCGCGGCGAGCTGGCTACGTGCCGGGCCCCGGCTTTGCCTTCAGCCCCGGCAACGTGGCCGTATTCGGTACCTCCTTTGCCGGCACGGAGCCGGGCTGCGAGTGGCGCCGGGTGGAAAGTCCCCAGCAGCGAGCGGCAGCGAGGCACAACGGTGATTTCCAACCCATCTGCGCCCCAGAAAAGGTGCCCGGGGTCTCCGAGGGGCTCGCAGAGATGTTTTTCAAAGGAGAAGGGGGCTGGGTGAAACCCAGCCAGGGGGAGCGGGAGCCCCCTTACCCGGGGAGGAGGGCCAGCCCGGCCCCCCAGGAGTCCCCCCGTGGGGGACCGCCGGCTCCCATCGTCGTAGGGAAGGAAGATGCCTGCCAGGTCAAGGATGCAGCCAAAGAGCTTGTCCCCCTTTCtccgcccgcctcccccccgcAGGGACTGAAAGACCCGAGGGACAGCgaggtttcttcttcctcccctcccatgCCAGTGATCAACAACGTCTTCAGCCTGGCACCTTACCGAGACTACCTGGAGGGGACCGAGGGCTCAGCCCCGATCCCCTTCTGCAGGGAGCATCTGCCCGGggacaccccaccccaaaacatgGGGGGCAGCCGGGAGCCCTCTGCCCTCGGAGACGTCTTGGTGATGTCCAGCCTGCTGCCCGCAGGGTCGGTGGCCGGCTGGGGGCTGAAGACGGGCAGCGGTGCGGTCCAGAGCCCGGGGGAAAGCTGTTACAGAAGGGTCCCCGAAGAGCCAAAGCTTGTCCTCCGAGACGCGGGGTCTCGGGAGGGCAGCCCTGATGGGGCGGGGAGTGGGCAGCCGGCCTCCGAGGACATGGTGCTGGACCTCAGcttgaagagaaagcaagccGGGGAGACCCGGGGACCCATCAGCTGTGCGGAGGGGATGCCGGacaaggaggaggtggaggaggagaaagagggtcctgggggggaggtgggggtggaagAGGGGGCCAAGCCCCAGGAGCTGCCCTTGCTGCTCGAGGTGGCCTCTGGGGACAAGAGCAACTTCCAGAGCTCGGCCACCTTCATGTTCAAAAAATACAAGATCCTgcgctccctcctgcccggcgCCGAGCCCCCCCGGCAGGCCGGCAGCCCCTGCGCCCCCCAGCCgagcccaccaccaccaccgccaccgccagccccctccagcagcatccccagcccacCTCCACGgaccccctccacctccccgccggccagcagccccccggccccgcagcccggtccccagcccagcacctccGCTCTGCAGGAGGCTCGCCCGGACCCGCAGCAGCCCCCGCTGCCCGAAGCCCCCCAAGCTGCGGGAGAGGAGAACATCTCGCTTTCCAGGCAGATGAAGTCCCTGGACCCGCAGACCTCCGCCGATCAGTATTTCATCACCCTGCACACCTGGCTCTGCGACGTTATTTCGCGCTCGGTGTCCAAGTCCTCCCCAGAGCTCCTGCAGGAGTGGTTGAAGAAGgcagagctggtggaggagctggatGAGATGCCCAAATCCCCCTCCAAACCCAAGAACGGCTCCAGGATCCCCGAACCTCAGAAGCTCACCAAAGGCAAGGAGATCTGGCTGGCTTTCCAGGACGTGGCCGCTCTCCTCGCCAACCTGCTCTCTCAGCTGCAGACCTTCATGTTCGCTCGCAAGTGTCCTTTCCCCCACGTAGTCCGGGCGGGGGCCGTCTTCATCCCCATCCACGTGGTGAAGAAGAAGCTCTTCCCCAAGCTCTCCGGGGCCTCCGTTGACCAAGTGCTGCAGGAGCACAAGGTGGAGCTGCGCCCCACCACGCTTTCGGAGGAGAGGCACTTGCGGGACCTGGAGCTGAAGAGCTGCACCTCCCGCATGCTGAAGCTCCTCGCCCTCAAGCAGCTCCCCGACATCTACCCGGACCTGCTGAACCTCCACTGGCACAACTCCATCAGGCAGCAGCTCG GTTTGAGCTCACAGGCTGGCCAGCATCCCTCCAA GTAG